In one window of Gemmatimonadota bacterium DNA:
- a CDS encoding 2,4-dihydroxyhept-2-ene-1,7-dioic acid aldolase gives MRPFRSRLRAGERLCGTLLSIHAPEVADLLAGAGFDWLFLDAEHGAIDPRGVLDLLYAVADRTPCLVRVPALEEDWIKRVLDAGADGIIVPQVGSAAQAEAAVRFAHHPPRGTRGLGTSRANRYGLDLPAYLREVSERVTVVVQAETSQAVAEIEAIVRVPGVDAVFVGPFDLSASLGRPGEVTHPEVEGAIRRVREAAAAAGLPAGIFALGPAGLARWAAEGFTLLAAGVDAALLGAAAADLLGGLRRLPGPGSA, from the coding sequence ATGAGGCCCTTCCGGTCCCGGCTGCGCGCCGGCGAGCGCCTGTGCGGCACCCTGCTCAGCATCCACGCCCCCGAGGTGGCCGACCTGCTGGCGGGGGCAGGGTTCGACTGGCTGTTCCTCGACGCCGAGCACGGCGCGATCGACCCCAGGGGTGTGCTCGATCTGCTGTACGCGGTGGCCGACCGGACGCCCTGCCTGGTCCGCGTGCCGGCCCTGGAGGAGGACTGGATCAAGCGGGTCCTCGATGCCGGCGCCGACGGCATCATCGTGCCGCAGGTTGGCAGCGCGGCGCAGGCGGAGGCCGCCGTGCGGTTCGCGCACCATCCACCGCGCGGCACCCGCGGGCTGGGAACCTCCCGGGCCAACCGCTATGGGCTCGACCTGCCGGCGTACCTTCGTGAGGTATCGGAACGCGTCACGGTCGTGGTGCAGGCAGAAACGTCTCAGGCCGTGGCCGAGATCGAGGCGATCGTCCGGGTGCCGGGCGTCGACGCGGTCTTCGTGGGCCCCTTCGACCTCTCGGCCAGCCTCGGACGGCCCGGGGAGGTCACCCATCCTGAGGTGGAGGGGGCCATCCGGCGGGTCCGGGAGGCGGCGGCGGCGGCTGGGCTCCCGGCCGGGATCTTTGCCCTGGGGCCGGCCGGGCTGGCACGCTGGGCGGCGGAGGGCTTCACCCTGCTGGCGGCCGGGGTGGACGCGGCCCTGCTCGGGGCGGCGGCGGCGGACCTGCTGGGCGGGCTCCGGCGCCTGCCGGGCCCCGGGTCGGCCTGA
- a CDS encoding DUF2157 domain-containing protein — MIEAAIARWRAAGLLDAETAERILRYETARGERPGRFRWPVILALVAGGLMLSAGALLFVAAHWDTLAPGGRVALLVGGLVACHGAGVLSAERFPALAVTLHAVGTAALGATVFLLGQTYHLHDRWSEGFLLWALGGWTGWLLLRQWPQVLYAAVLTPAWIVAEWTVRAERFGTVVPAAPMAGLLYLALVYLHASRPGGMSAEAWRTALAGIGAVALIPLAIGLRLVLGDLGPILTWAAPGGFRSLSWGLFLGLPALLAIALRGRHLVGPGVALAWVLAGVLLPKDAGAWSFLWGGLGAIGVAASGVAAGSRLRINLGLGAFALTVLLFYFSSVLDRLGRSASLLVGGLLFLGIGWGVERVRRRLVARVMEQVS, encoded by the coding sequence GTGATCGAGGCGGCCATCGCGCGCTGGCGCGCGGCGGGCCTGCTCGACGCCGAAACTGCGGAACGGATCCTCCGCTACGAAACCGCCCGGGGCGAACGCCCCGGGCGGTTCCGTTGGCCGGTGATTCTCGCGCTGGTGGCGGGGGGCCTGATGTTGTCGGCCGGCGCGCTGCTGTTCGTGGCGGCGCACTGGGACACCTTGGCGCCCGGCGGCCGGGTGGCCCTGCTGGTCGGGGGCCTGGTTGCCTGCCACGGGGCAGGGGTGCTGTCCGCGGAGCGGTTCCCGGCCCTGGCCGTGACCCTGCACGCCGTCGGAACGGCCGCCCTCGGCGCGACGGTCTTCCTGCTGGGCCAGACCTACCACCTGCATGACCGGTGGTCCGAGGGGTTCCTCCTCTGGGCCCTCGGCGGCTGGACCGGGTGGCTCCTGCTCCGCCAGTGGCCCCAGGTGCTCTATGCCGCGGTGCTGACCCCGGCGTGGATCGTCGCGGAGTGGACCGTTCGGGCCGAGCGGTTCGGGACCGTGGTCCCGGCCGCGCCGATGGCCGGCCTGCTGTACCTCGCGCTGGTGTACTTGCACGCTTCGCGCCCGGGGGGCATGTCTGCGGAGGCCTGGCGCACGGCCCTGGCCGGCATCGGGGCGGTGGCGCTCATCCCGCTCGCCATCGGGCTCCGCCTGGTGCTGGGCGACCTGGGCCCGATCCTCACCTGGGCGGCACCCGGCGGATTCCGCAGCCTGAGCTGGGGTCTCTTCCTCGGGCTGCCGGCGCTGCTGGCCATCGCGCTGCGCGGGCGCCACCTGGTGGGGCCGGGAGTGGCGCTCGCATGGGTACTCGCCGGGGTCCTCCTGCCCAAGGATGCCGGTGCCTGGTCATTCCTCTGGGGCGGCCTCGGCGCCATCGGTGTGGCGGCCTCGGGAGTGGCCGCGGGCTCGCGGCTCCGCATCAACCTCGGCCTCGGCGCCTTCGCGCTCACGGTGCTCCTCTTCTACTTCTCCTCGGTGCTCGACCGGCTGGGCCGCTCGGCCAGCCTCCTGGTGGGCGGGCTGCTCTTCCTGGGGATTGGCTGGGGCGTGGAGCGCGTCCGGCGGCGCCTTGTGGCGCGGGTGATGGAGCAGGTCTCGTGA
- the secE gene encoding preprotein translocase subunit SecE, which yields MSPEAAPSAPAGLARFTGGTVEFLRAVRAELTKVTWPTKDELVGATRMIVVLSIILGLAIGWMDLLLNLVLVDGVAALTR from the coding sequence GTGAGCCCCGAGGCGGCCCCGTCGGCGCCCGCCGGCCTCGCCCGGTTCACGGGGGGGACGGTGGAGTTCCTGCGCGCGGTCCGCGCCGAGCTCACCAAGGTCACCTGGCCCACCAAGGACGAGCTGGTGGGCGCCACCCGGATGATCGTGGTGCTGTCGATCATCCTGGGGCTGGCCATCGGGTGGATGGACCTGCTCCTCAACCTCGTCCTGGTGGACGGGGTGGCGGCCCTGACGCGGTGA
- a CDS encoding universal stress protein: protein MSAAMFRSIYVPLDGSPFAEQALPLAAEIARRSGALLQVALVHHPVPALATALEVPEIEAQLDQEARAREQVYLDGIVERLRATVNIPVTAALLDGPVADALHEHIEKSGADLVAITTHGRGPVSRFWLGSVADQLMRRLHVPILLLRPGGERKAPATFRRILVTLDGSPFAERAIEAALMLGRPFGSEYTLLMAVEPPLPIADPSGMMVVPADPEAERKMRETARAYLDRQVAQLRGLGAAATALAVEGGGAAQAIIAQADQTGCDLVAIASHGAGGVERLVVGSVADKVIRGSTHPTLVIRPPRDAR from the coding sequence ATGTCCGCCGCCATGTTCCGCTCCATCTATGTGCCACTCGATGGTTCGCCCTTCGCGGAGCAGGCCCTCCCGCTGGCCGCGGAGATCGCGCGGCGCTCCGGGGCCCTGCTGCAGGTGGCGCTGGTGCACCACCCGGTGCCGGCCCTTGCCACGGCCCTCGAGGTGCCCGAGATCGAGGCGCAGCTGGACCAGGAGGCGCGCGCGCGTGAGCAGGTGTATCTCGACGGCATCGTCGAGCGGCTCCGGGCCACCGTCAACATCCCGGTCACGGCGGCCTTGCTCGACGGCCCGGTGGCCGATGCCCTGCACGAGCACATCGAGAAGTCCGGCGCGGACCTCGTGGCCATCACCACCCACGGGCGCGGACCGGTGAGCCGGTTCTGGCTGGGCAGCGTGGCCGACCAGCTGATGCGTCGGCTGCACGTGCCGATCCTGCTGCTCCGTCCCGGCGGCGAGCGAAAGGCGCCCGCCACCTTCCGCCGGATCCTGGTCACGCTCGATGGCTCGCCCTTCGCCGAACGGGCCATTGAGGCCGCGCTGATGCTGGGACGCCCCTTCGGTTCGGAGTACACCCTCCTGATGGCGGTCGAGCCGCCGCTGCCGATCGCGGACCCGAGCGGCATGATGGTCGTGCCGGCCGACCCCGAGGCCGAGCGGAAGATGCGCGAGACCGCACGCGCCTACCTCGATCGGCAGGTGGCGCAGTTGCGCGGCCTGGGGGCCGCAGCCACGGCGCTGGCCGTCGAGGGCGGAGGGGCCGCCCAGGCGATCATCGCCCAGGCCGACCAGACCGGCTGCGACCTGGTGGCGATCGCGAGCCACGGCGCGGGCGGTGTCGAGCGCCTCGTGGTGGGGAGCGTGGCCGACAAGGTCATCCGCGGGTCCACCCATCCGACCCTCGTCATCCGGCCACCCCGGGACGCCAGGTGA
- a CDS encoding mechanosensitive ion channel family protein gives MHLLLLAIPHWLRQFAEVLQVDASELTRDLLRVAVIAVLCYVALRIVRLVARRIEMAVDDGNDATLTEREQRGQTISQLLRSVGKVAVVVVGLLLALNVFIDIGPLLAGAGILGLAVSFGAQSLVKDVISGFFYLLEGQFAVGDVIEVAGKSGVVERMTLRMVVLRDLQGVVHMVPNGQITTVSNMTRTWARAVVDVGVAYGTDLDRALVIFGEEARRFAHDPEWQPRFDGEPEVVGVQGLDENQVTIRTQLRTHAGQQWAVGREFRRRIKNRLDAEGIEIPYPQRTVHLRHHGPGAGSGFDPALESDDRRPPRPSQFRSSEGSGDA, from the coding sequence GTGCATCTTCTCCTGCTCGCCATCCCTCACTGGCTTCGCCAGTTCGCCGAGGTGCTCCAGGTCGATGCGTCGGAGCTGACGCGCGACCTGCTGCGCGTGGCGGTCATCGCTGTCCTCTGCTACGTCGCGCTCCGGATCGTACGCCTGGTCGCCCGCCGCATCGAGATGGCGGTGGACGATGGCAACGACGCGACGCTCACCGAGCGGGAACAGCGTGGGCAGACCATCTCGCAGCTGCTGCGGAGTGTGGGCAAGGTCGCGGTGGTCGTGGTCGGATTGCTGCTTGCGCTCAATGTCTTCATCGACATCGGCCCGCTGCTGGCCGGCGCGGGAATCCTCGGCCTGGCCGTCTCGTTCGGGGCGCAGAGCCTGGTGAAGGACGTGATCTCCGGCTTCTTCTACCTGCTCGAGGGCCAGTTCGCGGTCGGCGACGTCATCGAGGTGGCCGGCAAGTCCGGGGTGGTGGAGCGGATGACGCTGCGGATGGTGGTGCTGCGCGACCTCCAGGGAGTCGTGCACATGGTGCCCAACGGGCAGATCACGACGGTCAGCAACATGACCCGCACCTGGGCCCGTGCGGTGGTCGACGTCGGCGTGGCCTACGGCACCGACCTGGATCGCGCCCTGGTGATCTTCGGCGAGGAGGCGCGCCGCTTTGCCCACGACCCGGAGTGGCAGCCGCGCTTCGACGGGGAGCCCGAGGTGGTGGGCGTTCAGGGGCTCGACGAGAACCAGGTCACCATCCGGACCCAGCTGCGGACCCATGCCGGCCAGCAGTGGGCGGTGGGGCGGGAGTTCCGGCGGCGCATCAAGAACCGGCTGGATGCGGAAGGGATCGAGATCCCCTACCCGCAGCGGACCGTGCATTTGCGCCACCATGGCCCCGGGGCGGGGAGCGGGTTCGATCCCGCGCTTGAGTCGGACGACCGCCGGCCGCCGCGCCCGAGCCAGTTCCGTTCCTCCGAGGGCAGCGGCGACGCGTGA
- a CDS encoding methyl-accepting chemotaxis protein: protein MGGSIHRFHKDPARIERILKDPRALPHEATFSFGQISLRTSINRVTDAAGETVAYIVNWEDVSRQAATEREVQLAQEREREQSAALRQQVDQLLTVVNRAAAGDLTATLPTMGSDVMGQLGQGIGTLLGELRTSIQGISESAKTLAAAAEELTAVSMSLSSTAEETSAQATVVSGASEEVTNNVQTVAAGTEEMSASIREISKSATEAARVAAQAVHEAESTNSTVSRLGDSSTEIGKVIKVITRIAAQTNLLALNATIEAARAGEAGKGFAVVANEVKELAKETARATEDISQRIDAIQGDTSLAVGAIRGIGETIARISDLQGTIASAVEEQTATTNEMSRNVSEAARGSVEIARNIGGVATAARDTTKGAADTRRAAEDLSRMAGRLQSLVARFRVSDAAAPVPASPGRSVPR from the coding sequence ATGGGCGGGTCGATCCACCGCTTCCACAAGGACCCCGCGCGGATCGAGCGGATCCTCAAGGATCCGCGCGCCCTGCCGCACGAGGCCACCTTCAGCTTCGGGCAGATCTCGCTGCGGACCAGCATCAACCGGGTGACGGACGCCGCGGGCGAGACCGTGGCCTACATCGTCAACTGGGAGGATGTCTCGCGGCAGGCGGCCACCGAGCGCGAGGTGCAGCTGGCCCAGGAGCGGGAGCGGGAGCAGTCTGCCGCGCTCCGGCAGCAGGTGGACCAGTTGCTCACGGTGGTCAATCGCGCCGCGGCGGGTGACCTGACCGCCACGCTGCCCACGATGGGCTCCGACGTGATGGGACAGCTCGGCCAGGGGATCGGCACGCTGCTCGGGGAGCTTCGCACCAGCATCCAGGGCATCAGCGAGAGCGCCAAGACCCTCGCCGCCGCGGCCGAGGAGCTGACGGCGGTGAGCATGTCGCTGTCGTCCACCGCCGAAGAGACCTCGGCGCAGGCGACCGTGGTCTCCGGGGCGTCGGAGGAGGTCACCAACAACGTGCAGACGGTGGCCGCCGGCACCGAGGAGATGAGCGCGTCCATCCGGGAGATCTCCAAGTCGGCGACCGAGGCGGCGCGGGTGGCGGCCCAGGCGGTCCACGAGGCGGAGAGCACCAACAGCACGGTGAGCCGCCTCGGTGACTCCAGCACGGAGATCGGCAAGGTGATCAAGGTGATCACCCGGATCGCGGCCCAGACCAACCTGCTCGCGCTCAACGCCACGATCGAGGCGGCGCGGGCCGGCGAGGCGGGCAAGGGCTTCGCGGTGGTGGCCAACGAGGTGAAGGAGCTGGCCAAGGAGACCGCCCGGGCCACCGAGGACATCAGCCAGCGGATCGATGCCATCCAGGGCGACACCTCGCTCGCGGTCGGGGCCATCCGCGGGATCGGCGAGACCATCGCGCGGATCAGCGACCTGCAGGGCACGATCGCGAGCGCGGTGGAGGAGCAGACCGCCACGACCAACGAGATGTCCCGCAACGTGAGCGAGGCGGCGCGGGGCTCGGTGGAGATCGCCCGGAACATCGGCGGCGTGGCCACCGCGGCCCGGGACACCACCAAGGGCGCGGCGGACACGCGCCGCGCGGCGGAGGACCTGTCGCGGATGGCCGGCCGGCTGCAGTCCCTCGTGGCCCGCTTCCGGGTGAGCGATGCCGCGGCCCCGGTGCCGGCGAGCCCGGGCCGCTCCGTGCCCCGCTGA
- a CDS encoding universal stress protein — protein sequence MQLRHLVVGADHSEEGKAAVLAAARLGQRCGANVTVVTVTAAPAANGSARREMDDLRSMVESALRPVTDAPAPRLAIVSGLPGVEIGRYAETHHADLVLVGRKRRTEMQRLLIGDTADSVARRSGIPCLFVTPGTSTFDHVLVALDGTERGMSVLVSAMDFTRDTGGRLHGVCVEPAYENERDAPHLLTTRSARLMEAVDELRHHTSLGRGGWEASSPASAESPIVFHRGRVVEEIAREAIDSRTDVLVVGYRRGGPAGIIEAGSVARRLAHEAPCSVLTIPL from the coding sequence GTGCAGTTGCGACATCTGGTGGTGGGCGCGGATCATTCGGAGGAAGGCAAGGCTGCAGTGCTCGCGGCCGCACGGCTCGGACAGCGCTGCGGGGCGAACGTGACCGTGGTCACCGTGACCGCGGCCCCGGCCGCCAATGGCAGCGCCCGGCGGGAGATGGACGATCTCCGGAGCATGGTGGAATCGGCGCTGCGGCCGGTCACCGATGCGCCGGCGCCTCGCCTGGCGATCGTCTCCGGGCTTCCCGGCGTCGAAATCGGGCGCTACGCCGAGACCCATCACGCGGACCTGGTGCTGGTGGGGCGCAAGCGCCGGACCGAGATGCAGCGGCTGCTCATCGGCGATACCGCCGACTCCGTGGCGCGCCGCAGCGGCATCCCCTGCCTCTTCGTAACGCCGGGTACTTCGACCTTCGACCACGTCCTCGTGGCGCTCGACGGGACCGAGCGCGGCATGAGCGTGCTGGTCTCCGCCATGGATTTCACCCGGGACACCGGCGGCCGGCTGCATGGCGTGTGCGTGGAGCCGGCGTATGAGAACGAGCGCGATGCCCCGCACCTGCTCACCACCCGTAGTGCCCGCCTCATGGAGGCCGTGGACGAACTGCGGCATCACACCAGCCTGGGCCGCGGAGGGTGGGAGGCGAGCTCCCCGGCGTCCGCCGAGTCACCGATCGTCTTTCACCGTGGGCGGGTGGTGGAGGAGATCGCCCGCGAGGCCATCGACAGCCGGACCGACGTCCTCGTGGTCGGCTATCGCCGCGGCGGCCCCGCCGGCATCATCGAGGCCGGCAGCGTCGCGCGCCGGCTCGCGCATGAAGCTCCCTGTTCGGTCCTGACGATCCCCTTGTGA
- the rplK gene encoding 50S ribosomal protein L11: protein MAKKVTAVIKLQCPAGAANPAPPVGTALGPHGVNIMEFCKQFNARTQAQSGIVIPVLVTVYQDRTFSFITKTPPAPNLLLKEAGLEKGSASPNRTKVGRVTRAQLKKIAELKMQDLNAADLEGAMRMIAGTARSMGLEVID from the coding sequence ATGGCCAAGAAGGTCACCGCAGTCATCAAGCTGCAGTGCCCGGCGGGAGCCGCCAATCCGGCGCCCCCCGTCGGTACGGCCCTGGGTCCGCACGGCGTGAACATCATGGAGTTCTGCAAGCAGTTCAACGCCCGGACCCAGGCGCAGTCGGGGATCGTGATCCCGGTGCTGGTCACGGTCTACCAGGACCGGACCTTCTCGTTCATCACGAAGACCCCGCCGGCGCCGAACCTCCTGCTCAAGGAGGCGGGCCTGGAGAAGGGCAGCGCGTCGCCCAACCGGACCAAGGTGGGGCGCGTCACGCGGGCCCAGCTCAAGAAGATCGCCGAGCTCAAGATGCAGGACCTCAACGCCGCTGACCTCGAGGGTGCCATGCGGATGATCGCAGGCACCGCGCGGAGCATGGGCCTGGAGGTCATCGACTGA
- the rpmG gene encoding 50S ribosomal protein L33 — protein MPREKIILECTECRDRNYFTDKNRRKHPERVEWKKYCPRCNKHQAHKESK, from the coding sequence ATGCCGCGTGAAAAGATCATTCTCGAGTGCACCGAGTGCCGTGACCGCAACTACTTCACGGACAAGAACCGGCGCAAGCACCCGGAGCGCGTCGAGTGGAAGAAGTACTGCCCGCGGTGCAACAAGCACCAGGCGCACAAGGAGTCCAAGTGA
- a CDS encoding DUF4010 domain-containing protein — MAAYLTAARRALPDAVDGTTEAAALTVLALGLLAGLGELRLSAGIGAVIVLALREKSAIQGFVRRLGDVELRAALQFAVLALVLLPILPEGPFGPLGGVHPRELWMVVLLVSGLNFGGYLARRLVGETAGTAVAGILGGLVSSTGVALSFSRQSRDADGRASALALGVLGACTTLLPRLTLLTLALRPSLTPLLAPLFLPPFLLGLGLVAFGLWRSAGRSEGRPEPEGRNPLRLGSAIALALGFQAVLMLMHWVNARFGTGGVLASAALLGLTDMDALTLSMVRLAAEPGLGPVAAGAMGIGVLANTLLKLGVVLSLGGGRYRWQAGLSLAGLALMSVAGLWLAGWI, encoded by the coding sequence GTGGCCGCATACCTGACGGCCGCGCGACGGGCCCTGCCCGACGCGGTGGACGGCACTACCGAGGCGGCCGCCCTCACGGTGCTCGCGCTGGGCCTGCTGGCGGGCCTCGGGGAGTTGCGTCTGTCCGCGGGCATCGGTGCGGTGATCGTGCTCGCGCTCCGGGAGAAGTCCGCCATCCAGGGCTTCGTCCGCCGCCTCGGCGATGTCGAGTTGCGCGCGGCCCTCCAGTTCGCGGTGCTCGCGCTGGTGCTGCTCCCCATCCTGCCGGAGGGTCCCTTCGGGCCGCTGGGCGGGGTGCACCCGCGCGAACTCTGGATGGTGGTGCTGCTCGTCAGCGGGCTCAACTTCGGGGGCTACCTCGCGCGGCGGCTGGTGGGCGAGACCGCCGGCACCGCGGTGGCCGGCATCCTGGGCGGGCTGGTTTCTTCCACGGGCGTTGCCCTGAGCTTTTCCCGGCAGAGCCGGGATGCCGACGGCCGGGCCTCCGCCCTCGCCCTAGGCGTGCTCGGTGCCTGCACCACGCTGCTGCCCCGACTCACCCTGCTGACGCTTGCGCTGCGACCCAGCCTCACGCCCCTGCTCGCCCCGCTGTTCCTCCCGCCTTTCCTGCTGGGCCTGGGCCTGGTGGCGTTCGGGCTGTGGCGGTCGGCGGGCCGGAGCGAGGGGCGGCCCGAGCCCGAGGGCAGGAATCCGCTGCGCCTCGGCTCCGCGATCGCGCTGGCGCTGGGCTTCCAGGCCGTGCTGATGCTGATGCACTGGGTGAACGCCCGGTTCGGCACCGGCGGCGTGCTCGCCTCGGCGGCGCTGCTCGGCCTCACCGACATGGACGCACTCACCCTGTCCATGGTGCGCCTCGCCGCGGAGCCCGGGCTGGGCCCCGTCGCGGCCGGGGCCATGGGCATCGGCGTCCTCGCCAACACGTTGCTCAAGCTCGGGGTGGTGCTGTCGCTCGGCGGCGGACGCTACCGGTGGCAGGCGGGGCTGTCACTGGCCGGGCTGGCACTCATGAGCGTCGCCGGACTCTGGCTGGCGGGCTGGATCTGA
- the rplA gene encoding 50S ribosomal protein L1: MRTHGKKFGVALAKVDRAREFPVAEAVKLVKQAAFAKFNETVDVAVRLGVDPRHADQVVRGTVVLPHGTGKSVRVLVITQGEKVKDAEAAGADFAGIEYVQKLKDGWLECDVIVATPDVMGQLGQLGRILGPRGLMPNPKAGTVTMDVGRAVREIKAGKIEFRVDKTGNVHAPIGKINFSEQQLAENLQAFMDTIVRAKPSAAKGQYIRSATVSSTMGPGVRLETAVYR; this comes from the coding sequence ATGCGGACCCACGGCAAGAAGTTCGGCGTGGCGCTGGCCAAGGTCGATCGCGCCCGGGAGTTCCCCGTCGCCGAGGCGGTCAAGCTGGTCAAGCAGGCGGCCTTCGCGAAGTTCAACGAGACGGTGGACGTGGCGGTCCGGCTGGGCGTCGACCCGCGGCACGCGGACCAGGTGGTCCGGGGCACCGTGGTGCTGCCGCACGGCACCGGCAAGAGCGTCCGGGTGCTCGTGATCACGCAGGGCGAGAAGGTGAAGGACGCGGAGGCGGCGGGCGCCGACTTCGCGGGGATCGAATACGTCCAGAAGCTCAAGGACGGCTGGCTCGAGTGCGACGTGATCGTCGCCACGCCGGACGTGATGGGGCAGCTGGGCCAGCTGGGCCGGATCCTCGGTCCCCGCGGCCTGATGCCCAATCCGAAGGCGGGCACGGTCACGATGGACGTGGGCCGGGCGGTCCGTGAGATCAAGGCGGGCAAGATCGAGTTCCGGGTGGACAAGACCGGGAACGTCCATGCCCCCATTGGCAAGATCAACTTCTCGGAGCAGCAGCTGGCCGAGAATCTCCAGGCGTTCATGGATACCATCGTCCGCGCCAAGCCCTCGGCGGCGAAGGGGCAGTACATCCGGAGCGCGACGGTGTCCAGCACCATGGGCCCCGGGGTCCGACTCGAGACGGCGGTGTATCGATGA
- the nusG gene encoding transcription termination/antitermination factor NusG gives MSDAPEYRWYAIQTTAGHENKVRSLIAQRIAQDPRPEAQRLIRQALVPVQEVVEIKNGKKVAVERKLYPGYVLVEMLMNQEALHVINSIQGVIKFVGAGKFPQPLRSDEVKRLLGIAEEVAESEPKEEIPFLVGQVVEITEGPFSDFSGTVEEVLSDKGKVKVSVSLFGRPTSVELDYLQLRGH, from the coding sequence GTGAGTGACGCGCCCGAGTACCGCTGGTACGCCATCCAGACGACCGCCGGCCACGAGAACAAGGTCCGGTCGCTGATCGCGCAGCGGATCGCCCAGGACCCCCGGCCCGAGGCGCAGCGCCTGATCCGTCAGGCGCTGGTGCCGGTGCAGGAGGTCGTGGAGATCAAGAACGGCAAGAAGGTCGCGGTGGAGCGGAAGCTCTACCCGGGCTACGTCCTGGTCGAGATGCTGATGAACCAGGAGGCCCTGCACGTGATCAACAGCATCCAGGGCGTGATCAAGTTCGTGGGGGCGGGGAAGTTCCCCCAGCCGCTGCGGTCGGACGAGGTCAAGCGCCTGCTCGGCATCGCCGAGGAGGTGGCGGAGTCGGAGCCCAAGGAGGAGATCCCGTTCCTGGTCGGCCAGGTGGTGGAGATCACCGAGGGGCCGTTCTCCGACTTCAGCGGCACCGTCGAAGAGGTGCTGTCGGACAAGGGCAAGGTGAAGGTGTCGGTGAGCCTGTTCGGGCGGCCGACGAGCGTGGAGCTGGACTACCTCCAGCTCCGGGGACACTAG
- a CDS encoding cysteine--tRNA ligase yields MSLHLYNTLTRAVEPFAPQVPGRVSMYTCGPTIWNYAHIGNFRTFLFEDLLRRWLEACGLRVFHVMNLTDVDDRIIKEAGARGVPIRDFTEPFARAFFEDRDFLRIRPAHEYPRATDYVAAMIGLVEGLLAKGVAYQGDDGSVYFAIQRFPAYGQLSQLDRRSLKAGASGRVSTDEYDKENAQDFVLWKAARPEDEAVAAAWDAPFGRGRPGWHLECSAMALALLAREGLGTVLDIHAGGVDLIFPHHEDEIAQSCAFTGEPHFARVWMHGEFLNVRGTKMSKRFGNITTPRDLKADGVDAGALRLLVFQTHYRQKLDLTDEGLAAAREGSRRLGEFDARLGRAAGGPPEAGAAWRPWAEQLARQVHAALDDDLNAPQAIAALFEALREGNRLLDQGIPTIPEARAAWDGAMTVLDVLPASGAGGTTVASGAEGEEGSALAEGAPAEPAAVEPWALAWARRRLAAKTRKDYKEADRIRDLLKAAGWQIRDNKDGTVEVRRG; encoded by the coding sequence ATGTCCCTCCACCTCTACAACACGCTGACGCGAGCCGTGGAGCCCTTCGCGCCCCAGGTGCCGGGGCGGGTGTCGATGTACACCTGCGGCCCGACCATCTGGAACTACGCGCACATCGGGAACTTCCGGACCTTCCTGTTCGAGGACCTGCTGCGCCGGTGGCTGGAGGCGTGCGGGCTGCGCGTGTTCCACGTGATGAACCTGACCGACGTGGATGACCGCATCATCAAGGAGGCGGGCGCCCGGGGCGTCCCCATCCGGGACTTCACCGAGCCGTTCGCCCGGGCCTTCTTCGAGGACCGGGACTTCCTCCGGATCCGGCCGGCGCACGAGTACCCCCGCGCCACCGACTACGTGGCGGCGATGATCGGCCTGGTGGAGGGGCTCCTCGCCAAGGGCGTCGCCTACCAGGGCGACGACGGGTCGGTCTACTTCGCCATCCAGCGGTTCCCCGCCTATGGCCAGCTCTCCCAGCTCGACCGGCGTTCCCTCAAGGCCGGGGCCAGCGGGCGCGTCTCCACTGACGAGTACGACAAGGAGAACGCCCAGGACTTCGTGCTGTGGAAGGCCGCGCGGCCCGAGGACGAGGCGGTCGCCGCGGCGTGGGACGCGCCCTTCGGCCGTGGCCGGCCCGGGTGGCACCTCGAGTGCTCCGCCATGGCGCTTGCCCTGCTGGCGCGGGAGGGTCTCGGCACCGTGCTCGACATCCACGCGGGTGGGGTGGACCTGATCTTCCCGCACCACGAGGATGAGATCGCCCAGAGCTGCGCCTTCACCGGCGAGCCCCACTTCGCGCGGGTCTGGATGCACGGCGAGTTCCTCAATGTGCGCGGCACCAAGATGTCCAAGCGCTTCGGCAACATCACCACCCCCCGGGACCTCAAGGCCGACGGGGTCGATGCCGGCGCCCTCCGCCTGCTGGTGTTCCAGACCCACTACCGCCAGAAGCTCGACCTCACCGACGAGGGCCTGGCCGCGGCGCGGGAGGGCTCCCGTCGGCTGGGGGAGTTCGACGCCCGCCTGGGGCGCGCCGCCGGCGGGCCGCCGGAGGCGGGGGCCGCCTGGCGGCCGTGGGCGGAGCAACTGGCCCGGCAGGTTCACGCCGCCCTCGATGACGACCTCAACGCCCCCCAGGCCATCGCCGCGCTCTTCGAGGCGCTGCGCGAGGGCAACCGCCTCCTCGACCAGGGGATCCCGACGATCCCCGAGGCGCGCGCGGCCTGGGACGGCGCGATGACGGTGCTCGATGTCCTCCCGGCGAGCGGCGCCGGCGGCACCACGGTGGCCAGCGGGGCGGAGGGGGAGGAGGGGAGCGCCCTGGCGGAGGGCGCGCCCGCCGAGCCGGCCGCGGTCGAGCCGTGGGCGCTGGCGTGGGCGCGCCGCCGCCTCGCCGCCAAGACGCGGAAGGACTACAAGGAGGCGGACCGCATCCGTGACCTGCTCAAGGCGGCCGGCTGGCAGATCCGGGACAACAAGGACGGCACTGTCGAGGTCCGGCGGGGATGA